One window of the Trifolium pratense cultivar HEN17-A07 linkage group LG2, ARS_RC_1.1, whole genome shotgun sequence genome contains the following:
- the LOC123909996 gene encoding pentatricopeptide repeat-containing protein At1g62670, mitochondrial-like isoform X1, whose protein sequence is MSFLRFTFRSSSSSSSISYLRRFYSHSPFHVNNNNADDAISSFNRMLRMNPTPSIVQFNKILTYLVKTKHYPTAISLSNQLQFNGIMPNVVTFNILINCYCHLRQMSFAFSILAKILKLGYQPNVITLNTLIKGLCFNDKVKEALHFHDHVLAHGFHLDQVSYGTLINGLCKIGETRAALQVLRQIEGKLVKPNVVIYTTIIDSLCKDKLIRDAYDLYSEMMAKNISPNVFTYTSLIYGFCIVGQLKEAFDLFHEMPLKNINPDVYTFTTLVDALCKEGKVKEAKNVLAVMMKAGVEPDVATYSSLMDGYCLINEVNKAKVIFNSIAQRGVMPNVNCYSVVINGLCKIKMMDEAMNLFKEMQNNKIIPDTVTYSSLIDGLCKSGRISHAWELLVEMQDRGQPANVITYSSLLHALCKNHHVDKAIALVKKIKDKGIQPDMHTYNILMDGLCKQGRFLDAQVIFNDLLIKGYNVTVPTYNIMIHGLCSEGLFDDAESLLLKMEDNGSVPNAITYEIIIRALFENDENDKALKLLHEMIGSGLM, encoded by the coding sequence ATGTCATTCTTAAGGTTCACCTTtcgatcttcttcttcttcttcttccatttcTTACTTAAGGCGATTTTACTCTCACTCTCCATTtcatgttaataataataatgctgATGATGCTATTTCCTCATTCAACCGCATGCTTCGTATGAATCCAACCCCATCCATCGTACAATTTAACAAGATTTTAACTTATCTTGTTAAGACGAAACATTACCCCACTGCTATTTCCCTTTCTAACCAATTACAATTCAATGGAATTATGCCTAATGTTGTTACTTTCAATATATTGATCAATTGTTACTGCCACCTTCGTCAAATGTCTTTTGCCTTTTCTATATTAGCTAAGATTCTCAAGTTGGGTTATCAACCCAATGTCATAACCTTAAATACTCTTATCAAAGGTCTGTGTTTCAACGATAAGGTGAAAGAAGCTCTGCATTTTCACGACCATGTGCTTGCACATGGATTTCACCTCGATCAAGTTAGCTACGGGACCTTGATCAATGGACTCTGTAAAATTGGGGAAACAAGAGCCGCCTTGCAAGTTCTAAGACAAATTGAAGGGAAATTGGTCAAGCCTAATGTGGTAATATACACCACAATTATTGACAGCCTGTGTAAAGATAAGCTTATAAGAGATGCTTACGATTTATATTCTGAAATGATGGCAAAGAATATTTCTCCTAATGTTTTCACTTACACTTCTCTAATATATGGATTTTGCATTGTTGGTCAATTGAAAGAAGCATTTGATTTGTTCCATGAAATGCCATTGAAAAACATCAACCCAGATGTTTATACTTTTACTACACTGGTTGATGCTCTATGCAAAGAAGGGAAGGTGAAAGAAGCTAAAAATGTATTAGCTGTGATGATGAAAGCAGGCGTGGAACCTGATGTTGCTACATACAGTTCATTAATGGATGGGTATTGCCTAATCAATGAAGTGAATAAGGCCAAAGTTATATTCAACAGTATTGCCCAAAGAGGAGTGATGCCCAATGTTAATTGCTATAGTGTCGTGATTAATGGGCTgtgtaaaattaaaatgatggaTGAAGCCATGAATCTCTTCAAAGAAATGCAAAACAATAAGATTATTCCTGATACAGTAACTTACAGTTCTCTAATTGATGGTTTGTGCAAATCAGGGAGAATCTCTCATGCTTGGGAGCTTCTTGTTGAGATGCAAGATAGGGGTCAACCTGCCAATGTGATCACTTATAGTTCTTTATTACATGCTTTATGTAAAAACCATCATGTTGATAAGGCAATTGCATTGGTCaagaaaattaaagacaaaGGCATTCAACCAGATATGCACACATACAATATACTCATGGATGGACTTTGCAAACAAGGGAGATTTCTGGACGCACAAGTGATTTTTAATGATCTTTTGATTAAAGGCTACAATGTTACAGTCCCCACATATAATATTATGATCCATGGTCTTTGTTCTGAGGGTTTGTTTGATGATGCTGAGTCCCTACTGTTAAAAATGGAAGACAATGGCAGTGTTCCTAATGCTATAACTTATGAAATAATTATCCGTGCTCTCTTTGAAAATGATGAGAATGATAAGGCATTGAAACTTTTACATGAAATGATTGGCAGTGGTCTAATGTAA